A window of Kyrpidia spormannii genomic DNA:
GGACCACGCCGCCGCCGACGTACAGTAGCGGCCGCCGGGACTCCCGGATTGCCTCCGTGACTTTCGACAACTGGGTGGGATTGGGTGTATACGTCGGGTTGTAGCCCCGGATAAAAACGCGCTCGGGCCACTCAAACACCGCCTTTTGGTTGGCGACATTCTTTGGCACATCGATCAGCACCGGCCCCGGTCGGCCGGTGGCGGCAATATGAAACGCTTCCCGCACCACCCGGGGAATATCCGCGGCGTCCCGCACCTGATAACTGTGTTTCGTGATCGGCATGGTGATCCCGATGATGTCGGCTTCCTGGAAGGAATCGCTGCCAATGAGGTCCGTGGCCACCTGGCCCGTAAACAAGACCAGAGGAGTGGAATCCATGTACGCATCGGCGATCCCCGTCACCAAGTTCGTGGCCCCCGGCCCGGAGGTCGCGAGCACCACCCCGGGCCGCCCGGTCACCCGGGCATACCCCTCTGCCGCGTGAACCGCTCCTTGTTCATGCCGGGTGAGGATATGCCTGATTCCGGAGCCATATAGCGCGTCATAGATGGGCAGCACCGCGCCGCCGGGGTACCCGAACATGATCTCCACGCCTTCCCGTTTCAAACACTCCACCAACATCTCCGCCCCGGTCATCACCCTGGGGCCGGCCGCCGGGGCCGAGGCCTCAGGTTCGGGCACAACCTCCAGCTTTTGCGTTTCCATCCTCTTTCACCTCAACCCCGTCGTCTTGGTTTTAGACCTGATGGGAGGCGGCTTCGGGATACACCTGATAACCGTCCACCCGAGTCAGGGCCCGGAAATGCTCCAGCAACCGCTTGGTCATCTCCCCGGGGACGCCCCGACCGATTTCCCGGCCGTCCACCTCCACCACCGGGATCAACTCCGCGGCGGTGCCCGTCAGAAAACATTCATCGGCGACAAACACATCGTGCCGGGTAAAGGGCTCTTCGGCCACCGGGATGCCTTCCCGCTGGCAAATTTCGATGATCGCGTTTCGCGTGATCCCCTCCAACGCCCCGAGATATGTGGGTGGAGTGATAACCCGCCCGTTTTTCACGATAAACACGTTGTCACCCGACGCTTCGCAAACGTAGCCATCCTGGTTCAGAATCAAGGCCTCCAGAGCCCCGGCGCGGCTCGCTTCGATTTTGGTTAAAATATTATTGAGATAGTTTAACGATTTGATTTTCGGATTGAGAGCATCCGGATTGTTTCGCCGGGTGGGCACTGTCACCACTCGTAAGCCCTGATCATAAAATTCTTGCGGATACAATTTAATCTGATCGGCGATGATGATGACATTGGCGCCTGAGCAGTTATGCGGGTCGAGCCCTAAATCCCCGGGGCCCCGGGAGACCACCAGGCGGATATACGCGTCTTTCAGGCCATTCCTGCGCACCGTCTCCGCCACTGCCTGTTGCATCTCTTCAAAAGTCAGTGGAATCTGCAACAAAATTGATTTGGCCGACTCATAAAGCCGTACAATGTGCTGGCGGAGGCGAAAGATGTTCCCACCGTACGCGCGAATCCCTTCAAAAATACCGTCTCCGTACAAAAATCCGTGATCGAATACCGAGACCGTCGCCCGTTTGGGATCGACGAACTCCCCGTTCAAGTAGATGAGTTGACCTTCACTCACCGCTCTCTCTCCCTTCTCACTTACCCCATCGGGGAAAACGGAAAAAGCCTTTCACCCCCGGCACACTTGGTGCACGGTCCGGGGCGAAAGGCTTTGTTCGCGGTACCACCCAGGTTCGTCGGCGTTTCGCAACGCACGACCTCGTGAAGTCTCTCACAATACGAGACTTCCGGCGGGATAACGGCCGCCGCCTGCCGTCGTCGCCTACTGGTACCTCCCTCTCAGGGGAAGCCGTTCGGCGAGAGGCTCAGGGGTGAGCTGGACATCGGAGATAAAGGCCGGGCTCTCACCTACCCCGACTCTCTGGGCTTTAGAGCTCCGCGTCTTCCTGTCCCCGTCATTGCCTGTGTTCTTCTTCACCGTGTCGAGTTGCCGCCGCACGGGGCAACCGATTGAAATATTTATCTCGGATTATAGAGGTCGGACAAAGGAGTGTCAAGGGTTTCTTCTAAAGGTTATGTGAAGATTATGCGATGACCGGATACGTCCCGAGGTCCCGAACCGCCGCCCCAGTTTCATGAATCCCCTCCACCGCCCGAATCACCGCCGGATCCCACCACTGTCCCTCCATGTCCACAAAAAAATGATAGCTACCAAGTCCTCGGCGGGTGGGGCGGGATTCGATCCGGGTCAGGTTGACCCGTTCCCGGGCAAAACAGGCCAAAACCTCATATAAGGCGCCGGGATGGTCTTCCCCGAGGGTGATCAAGGCGGACGTCTTGCTGGAACCGTGCCGCCGACAAAATTCCCGCTGCTGATCCTCGGTCCACCGGGATTCAGCGGCCACCAACACAAATCGGGTCCGATTGTTGGCCTCGTCTTGAATCTCACTATCAAGGATTTCTAGACCGTAGATCCGGGCGGCTAAGCGGGTTCCAATCGCCGCCAAATCCTCGGGATCCCGGATAACCCGTTCCGCCGCCGCGGCCGTGCTTTCAGCCGCATACTGAGGGACCCCTGGAAAGTGGTTTCGAAGATATCCTCGACACTGGGCCAGGGCCTGGGGATGACTGACAATTCCCTCGATCTGCTCTCCCGAAACCCCCGAACGGGCTAGAAGGTGGTGGGAGACGGGCAGGGCCGCCTCCGCCGCGATGACCAGTCCCCCTTCGTGGGCCAACCAGTCCAAAGTGATATTCACGGATCCCTCCAAGGAATTCTCGATGGGCACCACCCCGAAGGCCGTGGCTCCAGAAGCCGTCAGGTCGAGCACATCCGCAATGGTGTCGCAGGCCACCCATTCTTCTCCAGGGAGATCTGAAGCCAAAACGCCGGACATGACCCGGGCCGCCTCCTCGGTGAAGGTCCCGGACGGGCCGAGAAAGGCCAATTGTGTTTGTGCTGTCATTGTGAAAATCGTACCGGCTCCTCTCCACAAGAATCCAACAACCGTTCTCGAAGCAACGCCAGGCCTCCCAGCAGCCTGTTACGGGCGCACCTGGCCCCTGCCCCGGATGACGTATTTGTACGTGGTCAATTCTTTGAGGCCCATGGGTCCCCGGGCGTGCAATTTCTGCGTGCTGATGCCGATTTCCGCTCCGAACCCGAACTGGAATCCGTCCGTGAAGCGGGTGGACGCGTTGTGATACACCGCCGCCGCATCCACTTCGCGAAGAAAGCGCTCCGCAGCCTCTTTGTCTTCGGTGACGATCGACTCGGAATGATGGGTGCCGTAGCGATTGATATGCTCGATGGCCGACGGCAGATCCGGCACCACCCGAACCGCCAGGATCAGTCCGAGATATTCCGTGACCCAATCCTCCTCCCCGGCCGGCACCACATCGGGGACCACGGCCCTGGTCCTCGGGCAGCCGCGGACCTCCACTCCCCGCTCCCGCAGGGACGCCACGATTCCGGGCAAGAAGGAGTCCGCCACGGCCTCGTGAACCAACAGGGTCTCAATGGCGTTACACACTCCGGGCCGCTGGGTTTTCGCATTGATGGTCAGGGCCGAAGCCATGTCAAGGTCGGCGGCCTGGTCCACGTACAGATGACAGTTGCCCACCCCGGTTTCGATCACCGGGACAGTGGCCGTCTCCACGACATGTTGGATCAGCCCCGCGCCCCCCCGGGGGATCACCAGGTCCACCAGCCCCTTTGCCGTCAAAAGCTCATCCACCGCCCGGCGATCGGGGTCATCCACCAAAATCACCGCATCCGCAGGGATCCCCTCCGTTTCAAGGCTCGCCCGCAAAACCGTGACGATGGCGCGGTTGGAATGGAGGGCGTCGGAACCCCCGCGGAGAATCGCCGCACTCCCGGCTTTGACCACCAAACCCGCCGCATCCGCCGTCACATTCGGCCGGGACTCGTAAACCATGCCGACCACCCCGAAGGGCACCCGCACCTTTTCGATCCAAAGACCGTCTTTTTGTTGCCAAGCCTCCAACACTTCACCGATCACGTCGGGAAGACCTGCAACCTGGCGCAAACCCTCGGCCATCTCCGCCACCCGGCGCTCACTCAGTTGCAACCGGTCCAACAGTTCCGGCCTCACTCCCCGCTCCCGAGCCGCCGCCACGTCCTCCTCATTGGCGGCGAGGATCTTCGAGACGTGCTCCTCCAGTCCCCGGGCCATGGCCAAAACGCCCTTTTGCCGCGCCTCCGGCCCCGCCGCCGCCACTTTTCCCGAAGCCTCTTTGGCTCGAAGCGCCAATTCCTTGACAAGGGTCACCTCCATCCCTCCTCCATGATCACCAAATCGTCCCGATGAACCACTTCCGGTTTTCGGGCTGCCACACCCATCTCCCGGATATCCTGACTGCGTAATCCCCGGACATTTTGTAAATCCCTGGCGTCGTAGTTCACTACGCCCCGGGCGATCTCCCGGCCGTCCGGTCCCACAATGCTGACCACGTCCCCGGCCGAGAAGGACCCTTGAACATCCAACAGTCCCGGAGCAAGTAGACTACGTCCGTCCAGGCAGAGCGCCCGCACCGCGCCTTCGTCCACGATGAGGCGACCCCGGGGGGCGGAACTATAAGCGATCCACCGCTTCCGTCCCCGGATGTGGGGCTGCGGCTCGACATACGTCCCCCCATCTTTGCCTTCCACTGCGTCGAGAACGGCCCGGGACCGCCTGGCCGACGCGATAACGGTGGGAATCCCGGTGGAAGAGGCAATTCGGGCCGCCTGCAGCTTCGAACGCATGCCCCCGGTACCCACCCGGGAGCGGGTTCGGCCCGCCGCCCGCCAAATTTGCGGAGTGATCTCCGCCAGCCTGGGAATCCGAACCGCGCCGGCATCGACCCGGGGGTCGGCGGTGTAGAGCCCGTCCGTATCTGTCAACAGGACCAGAAGATCTGCGTCCACCATCACCGCCACCTGGGCGGACAGGGCATCGTTGTCCCCGAAGCGGATCTCCTCCACCGCCACGGTGTCGTTTTCATTCACAATGGGAAGAACCCGATGATGCAACAAGGTCATGAGGGTGTTCCGGGCATGGACATACCTGCGACGCTCCCCCATCACGTCCCGGGTGAGCAGAACCTGGGCGATAATGATCCCGCGCCGCTCAAAAATCCGCTCGTACGCTTGCATCAGGACGCCCTGGCCCACGGCGGCCGCAGCCTGCTTCTCGGGAATGGTAAGTCCCTCGGCCGGAAGACCCAGGCGCATCCGCCCCGCCGCCACCGCTCCGGAACTGACCAGAACGGCCTTCCACCCATCCTTCATCAATGCGCTCAGTTGATCTGCCACCGCCTCCATGTTTCCGGTGTGTAAGTGATTCCCTTCCATCAACGAGCTACTGCCGATTTTTACGACGACCGTTCCAGGCATGATTGACGTCCACCCATCCGTGAGGCCCCCCGGACTGCCCCAGCCCGCGAGACGCCTAATGTTCCACGTGCAAAGGCGCGTGCACCGTATGCACCACTTCGTGATCCCGCAAACGGGCCACCGCATCCATCAAATTCCCCTGGCGGACCGAATGTGTAACCACGACGATTTCCGCAAGATCTCCTTGGGAGGACTTTTGCAACATCGAGGCGATACTGACCCCGTACTGCCCGAGTACTGTGGCAACCGCGCCCAGCACACCTGGACGGTCCACCACCAGGGCCCGCAAATAAAACCGTGAACGGGTGTCCTCGATGGGTTTAATCGTCTTCCGCCGATAGCAGGGACACAGCATTCGGCCCCGCACCCCGTCCCGGAGATTCCGCACCGCTTCCACCACATCCCCGGCCACCGCACTGGCGGTGGGCAACTCCCCTGCCCCCAGGCCGTGGAACATCGCTTGGCCAATGGCGTCCCCCCGGACAAAAATCGCGTTATACGCACCTCCCACCGCGGCCAAGGGATGATCCCGGGGCACCAAGGTCGGCCGTACGGCGATCTCGATCGCCTCCTCCGCCTCGTCCTGTTTAGCAACGGCCAACAATTTGATGATGTACCCCAACTCCCCGGCGTATCGGATATCCCGGTCTGTCACTTCGGTAATTCCGGTGACATCCACCTGCGGGAACACCACCCAGGAATTGAACGCCAGAGACGCCAGAATCGCGATTTTCCGCGCCGCGTCGTATCCTTCCACATCTGACGTCGGATCCGCTTCGGCGTACCCCAATTGCTGCGCTTGGTGAAGGGCCGTCGCAAAATCCAAGCCGTCTTCGGTCATTTTCGTCAAAATATAATTGGTGGTCCCATTGATAATGCCCATGATTTCCGAAATCCGGTTGCCTGCGAGACACTGTTTCAAAGGTCGAACGATGGGAATTCCCCCCGCAACGCTGGCCTCAAACAGCAAATCACACCGGTGCGCTTCCGCCGTCTCCAGAAGGATCCGGCCGTGCTCGGCGATCAAGTCTTTGTTGGCCGTCACGACGCTCTTCCCGTTGCGCAGTGCCCGCAACAAAAGCTCAAGGGTATGGTCCATGCCCCCCATGACCTCGACGATGATATCCAGGTCGGGGTCATCCACTAAACTGTCTGCATCCGTGGTCAAGAGATCCTTCGGCACGTCCACAGTCCGCTCTTTCGCAGGATCGCGCACCGCGATCTTCTCGATCCGCACGGGGATGCCCGCCCGCAGCGCAATATCTTCCGCATTGCGCTGCAACACCTTGTACACCCCCGTGCCAACCGTCCCGAGCCCCATCAGGCCGACACGTACAACATCCTGTTTCATCTTCCTCATCCCCCCATGGACGCGCCGATCCATTTGTCTACCGTGAATGAACAGTCATCCATACACGGTAGACATTATATATCGAGTCTCGGAATTCGCCAAGGGGGAAACGCCGGAAGAACCCTCCATTTCCCCAAGAACCGCTGATCACGACCGTTTTTCCACGACAACCCCGGCCTGGCGTTCCAGTGGTTTCACCAAAGCGGAAATATCTTCCGAGCCGAGGCCCTCCGCAGCCGCCTCCCGAAACACTTGCTCGGCCACAGCCCCTTCCAGAAGGCGAATCCCTTCACCCCGGCCGAGGTCATTGGCCAGGCGAAGATCCTTGTAAAGCAAATCCACAGTGAATTTTGGAGTAAAATCCCGCTGTAAAATACAATTCGGTACACTCCGGTGCAACATTGCGCTCTCCCCGGTGGATACGGCCAAGACGTCATACAGCAGTTTGGGATCCAGGCCCATGCGGCTCCCCAGGACAAAGCCCTCCACCAGGGCTTCTTGCGTGATCCCGATGATTAGCTGATTCACAAGCTTAGCAATGTTGCCCGCGCCGCTAGGGCCGAGGTAAAAAATATGCCGGCCCATCGCCTCAAACAAAGGATGGCAACGGCGAAAAGCTTCTTCCTCTCCCCCCACCATGATGGCAAGGGTGCCCGCTTCGGCCCCCATCGGACCGCCGCTGATCGGCGCATCGAGATAAGAAATCCCTTGTCTTTGCGCTTCTGCCGCCAGCCTCCGGGAGGTATAGGGGCTGACCGTGCTGTGATCCACCACGACCCCTCCGGTTTTCATGGCAGAGAGAACGACCGAACCCACTTCGTTTACGACGGCATCGTCGGGCAAACACATCAAGACCACGTCGGTCTGGGCGGCCAAATCCCGCACATTTTGGACATAGTGCAGCCCCTCTGCCTGTAATGTTTCGATGACCGCCTGGCGGCGCGCAAAAAAAAGAGTCTCAAATCCGGCTCCTTTCAGACGGCGCGCCATGGGGGCTCCCATAGTCCCCACTCCGACAAACCCCACCCGCACGGGCATCATTCCCCCCATCCTAGTCCTGTCCCTTAGCGATTATTCTTCTCGCATTATAACATAGAGCGCGGCCGCCCGGCGGATAAACGGTGCGGCCGCATAAGGGCACTAATGGAGGGGTTGTTTTTCTAAGTGCATATCTCCCAGATGTTCATCCATGTAGTTCATCGTAAAACTGACCCGCTGCACGTCGCCGTCTGCAAACTCTCTGGCTAATAACCTCGCCACTTGGTTGGTCATCGCCTTGCCCGGCGGCTGCCAGAATTCCACCCGCCCCGTCACGCTGTTATCCAACTCATCCACCGCCACCAGGCCGATCGGCTCATGATGGCCGTTATGAAGATGATATTTGGTGTGACTTCCCTCTTCTTTATAGAGAGAGAGATGCAGAGTTTGACGGCGGCCCCGATTCCGACGCCGGCGTTTCGGCGACCGATCATTGGCCGACAGCCGGTTTTTCGCGGATTCCTTGTTGGACTCCGTGGAAGGGTCGGCGGAGATCCCGCGCCGGGACGAGGTTTGAAAACCATCCAGATCATATTCGGGGCCTTCGTCTCCGTATTGTTCGTCCTGATCTTCGGGGGCCGACCCATTCAAAATTTCACCTTCGGGGGCTTTGCGCGCCTCTTTGCGATTCGCCCCGGAAGTGTCTTGGGCGGAGTCGTGTTGTGCTTCATTTTCCTCGCGATGGCCAGTCCAAGTCGCTGGACCTTCCAAGACCGGATCGATATCTCCGTACATCATCACCACTGTGGCGTCGCCAATGTCCAACGCCCCGGCCAAGCCCGCCACGTAGTCTTGAATGTGACTCACCACCGCGTCAACCTGATCATCGGGTAATTTCCCGCTGTCCAACTGGATCGTCCCGGTCAGCAAATGCCCCTCTCGGTAGACGAGATATACATCTCCTATCCAGCGGTGGGACAAAAAAATCCCCAATGATTCCCCACCGGCGGTTCGAAGTTCCGGACGCAACACCACCTGCATCGGCCAATCCCTCCCTCGGTCGACACTCGGAAGTATTATGCCCGGGAAGGGACGAATCCACGCCCTGGGGTTTCAATTCCGCTCGTTCGCCATCCCGGCGGATCACTCCCCCAGAGGCCTTTGAGCACCCAGATATCGAGTAGGAGGGGGCGGCTAGCCCCCGTCCTCTCACACCACCGGACATGCGGGTCCGCATCCGGCGGTTCACCAAGCTTGACGAAGCCTTCGGTAACGTTCGGTTAAACTCATCAGACCTTGAGCCTGCCAGTAGGTGTTGTCCAGGGCTCGATTCATCGGCCCATGGGCCATTCGCCACGGCCCTTTGCGGGCATTGGCGAATGGGTGTACCACCCACTCCGGCAACCCCAGTGCGCGCAGTTCACGGTATCGCGTCCGCACCCGTTTCCACTGTTTCCAGAGACACATCCGCAGCCTCCGCCGGATCCATCCTTCGATTTCTTCGAATGTGCTCGGCGTTTCGGCCAGGGCAAAGTATCCGATCCAGCCGCCCAAGTACGTATTCAGCCGTCGGATTCGTTCCTCCATGGCGATCGGTTGGTTCCTCGCCGTGAGGGCTCGGATCTTGGTCTTGACCCGGTCGATCGACTGCCTGGCCAGGCGAATCCGGATTTCCCCGGCTTTGCGTTTGTACATGCTGAACCCCAGAAACTTGAGTTTCCACGGTCGGTCCACCGTGCTCTTCTGCTCGTTAAGCTTGAGTTTTAACCGCTCCTGCAGGAATTTCCGGATACTGGCCAGGACTCTCTCCCCCGCCCGTCTGCTTCGAACGTAGATGTTGGCATCATCCGCATACCGGACGAACCTGTGGCCCCTCTTTTCCAGTTCTTTATCCAGGTCATCCAGAAGGATATTCGCCAACAGTGGACTCAACGGCCCGCCCTGTGGCGTCCCTTCCTCCCTTTCCATGACCACCCCGTTCACCATGATCCCTGCCTGGAGGTACCGGCGAATAACCTTGAGCACTCGTTTGTCCGTGACCTTCCGGGCTACCCGGGCCATAAGGATGTCATGATTCACCCGG
This region includes:
- the ilvE gene encoding branched-chain-amino-acid transaminase is translated as MSEGQLIYLNGEFVDPKRATVSVFDHGFLYGDGIFEGIRAYGGNIFRLRQHIVRLYESAKSILLQIPLTFEEMQQAVAETVRRNGLKDAYIRLVVSRGPGDLGLDPHNCSGANVIIIADQIKLYPQEFYDQGLRVVTVPTRRNNPDALNPKIKSLNYLNNILTKIEASRAGALEALILNQDGYVCEASGDNVFIVKNGRVITPPTYLGALEGITRNAIIEICQREGIPVAEEPFTRHDVFVADECFLTGTAAELIPVVEVDGREIGRGVPGEMTKRLLEHFRALTRVDGYQVYPEAASHQV
- the pheA gene encoding prephenate dehydratase, which encodes MTAQTQLAFLGPSGTFTEEAARVMSGVLASDLPGEEWVACDTIADVLDLTASGATAFGVVPIENSLEGSVNITLDWLAHEGGLVIAAEAALPVSHHLLARSGVSGEQIEGIVSHPQALAQCRGYLRNHFPGVPQYAAESTAAAAERVIRDPEDLAAIGTRLAARIYGLEILDSEIQDEANNRTRFVLVAAESRWTEDQQREFCRRHGSSKTSALITLGEDHPGALYEVLACFARERVNLTRIESRPTRRGLGSYHFFVDMEGQWWDPAVIRAVEGIHETGAAVRDLGTYPVIA
- a CDS encoding glutamate-5-semialdehyde dehydrogenase; protein product: MEVTLVKELALRAKEASGKVAAAGPEARQKGVLAMARGLEEHVSKILAANEEDVAAARERGVRPELLDRLQLSERRVAEMAEGLRQVAGLPDVIGEVLEAWQQKDGLWIEKVRVPFGVVGMVYESRPNVTADAAGLVVKAGSAAILRGGSDALHSNRAIVTVLRASLETEGIPADAVILVDDPDRRAVDELLTAKGLVDLVIPRGGAGLIQHVVETATVPVIETGVGNCHLYVDQAADLDMASALTINAKTQRPGVCNAIETLLVHEAVADSFLPGIVASLRERGVEVRGCPRTRAVVPDVVPAGEEDWVTEYLGLILAVRVVPDLPSAIEHINRYGTHHSESIVTEDKEAAERFLREVDAAAVYHNASTRFTDGFQFGFGAEIGISTQKLHARGPMGLKELTTYKYVIRGRGQVRP
- the proB gene encoding glutamate 5-kinase translates to MPGTVVVKIGSSSLMEGNHLHTGNMEAVADQLSALMKDGWKAVLVSSGAVAAGRMRLGLPAEGLTIPEKQAAAAVGQGVLMQAYERIFERRGIIIAQVLLTRDVMGERRRYVHARNTLMTLLHHRVLPIVNENDTVAVEEIRFGDNDALSAQVAVMVDADLLVLLTDTDGLYTADPRVDAGAVRIPRLAEITPQIWRAAGRTRSRVGTGGMRSKLQAARIASSTGIPTVIASARRSRAVLDAVEGKDGGTYVEPQPHIRGRKRWIAYSSAPRGRLIVDEGAVRALCLDGRSLLAPGLLDVQGSFSAGDVVSIVGPDGREIARGVVNYDARDLQNVRGLRSQDIREMGVAARKPEVVHRDDLVIMEEGWR
- a CDS encoding homoserine dehydrogenase, which encodes MKQDVVRVGLMGLGTVGTGVYKVLQRNAEDIALRAGIPVRIEKIAVRDPAKERTVDVPKDLLTTDADSLVDDPDLDIIVEVMGGMDHTLELLLRALRNGKSVVTANKDLIAEHGRILLETAEAHRCDLLFEASVAGGIPIVRPLKQCLAGNRISEIMGIINGTTNYILTKMTEDGLDFATALHQAQQLGYAEADPTSDVEGYDAARKIAILASLAFNSWVVFPQVDVTGITEVTDRDIRYAGELGYIIKLLAVAKQDEAEEAIEIAVRPTLVPRDHPLAAVGGAYNAIFVRGDAIGQAMFHGLGAGELPTASAVAGDVVEAVRNLRDGVRGRMLCPCYRRKTIKPIEDTRSRFYLRALVVDRPGVLGAVATVLGQYGVSIASMLQKSSQGDLAEIVVVTHSVRQGNLMDAVARLRDHEVVHTVHAPLHVEH
- a CDS encoding NAD(P)-dependent oxidoreductase, coding for MMPVRVGFVGVGTMGAPMARRLKGAGFETLFFARRQAVIETLQAEGLHYVQNVRDLAAQTDVVLMCLPDDAVVNEVGSVVLSAMKTGGVVVDHSTVSPYTSRRLAAEAQRQGISYLDAPISGGPMGAEAGTLAIMVGGEEEAFRRCHPLFEAMGRHIFYLGPSGAGNIAKLVNQLIIGITQEALVEGFVLGSRMGLDPKLLYDVLAVSTGESAMLHRSVPNCILQRDFTPKFTVDLLYKDLRLANDLGRGEGIRLLEGAVAEQVFREAAAEGLGSEDISALVKPLERQAGVVVEKRS
- the ltrA gene encoding group II intron reverse transcriptase/maturase is translated as MRSREGRRQPKTLNRDCPREEVVKPRGIVGEPSPSPAQSGTSPRGDQGDSLMEKVVARDNMLAALKRVEQNKGAPGVDGIPTENLREQIRAEWPRIREELLAGTYRPQPVRRVEIPKPGGGQRMLGIPTVMDRLIQQALLQVLTPIFDPEFSEASYGFRPGRRAHDAVKKARQYVEEGYEWGVDMDLEKFFDRVNHDILMARVARKVTDKRVLKVIRRYLQAGIMVNGVVMEREEGTPQGGPLSPLLANILLDDLDKELEKRGHRFVRYADDANIYVRSRRAGERVLASIRKFLQERLKLKLNEQKSTVDRPWKLKFLGFSMYKRKAGEIRIRLARQSIDRVKTKIRALTARNQPIAMEERIRRLNTYLGGWIGYFALAETPSTFEEIEGWIRRRLRMCLWKQWKRVRTRYRELRALGLPEWVVHPFANARKGPWRMAHGPMNRALDNTYWQAQGLMSLTERYRRLRQAW